From the Bacillus tuaregi genome, one window contains:
- the nagE gene encoding N-acetylglucosamine-specific PTS transporter subunit IIBC: MMKYLQKLGRSLMLPVAVLPAAAILMGIGYWIDPTGWGAESPVAAFFIKAGGAIIDNMAVLFAVGVALGMAKTKDGSAALSGLVGYLVVTTILSSDTVAMLQAVPVEEVNAAFGKIGNQFIGIISGLIAAAMYNRFSHVQLPDALSFFSGKRLVPIMTSVAMLAASVVLFFVWPVVYSGLVAFGKGISDLGAIGAGLYGFFNRLLIPVGLHHALNSVFWFDVAGINDIGNFWASEGEKGITGMYQAGFFPVMMFGLPAAALAMYHTAKDAKKKTVAALMLAGAVAAFFTGVTEPLEFAFMFVAPLLYVVHAVLTGISLTIAAMFHWTAGFGFSAGFVDFFLSLRIPIANQPYMLLVQGLAFAAVYYFVFRFMITKFNLMTPGREDDFEEEGTGSFTAGNKFTAMASIIYEGLGGDANVISVDNCITRLRVEVKDMEVVDEKKIKSAGIPGIKIVGKNNIQVIVGTNVQFVADEIDLIRNHKHVS; the protein is encoded by the coding sequence ATGATGAAATATTTACAAAAACTTGGCCGCTCTTTAATGCTTCCAGTTGCAGTACTACCTGCAGCAGCGATTTTAATGGGTATTGGTTATTGGATCGATCCAACCGGCTGGGGGGCTGAAAGTCCAGTTGCTGCCTTCTTCATTAAGGCAGGTGGTGCGATTATTGACAATATGGCCGTTCTATTTGCGGTCGGCGTAGCCCTTGGTATGGCAAAAACGAAGGACGGATCAGCGGCACTAAGCGGCTTGGTCGGCTACCTTGTTGTGACGACCATTCTTTCTTCCGATACCGTTGCCATGCTTCAAGCCGTTCCAGTTGAAGAGGTAAATGCAGCATTTGGAAAAATCGGTAACCAATTCATTGGTATTATTTCCGGTTTAATCGCCGCTGCCATGTACAATCGCTTCAGCCATGTGCAATTACCTGATGCCTTGTCCTTCTTTAGCGGAAAGCGTCTTGTACCAATAATGACTTCTGTCGCGATGTTAGCTGCTTCAGTTGTTCTATTCTTTGTCTGGCCGGTTGTCTATTCAGGCCTAGTTGCCTTTGGTAAAGGAATCAGTGACTTAGGTGCAATTGGTGCAGGTCTCTATGGTTTCTTCAATCGTTTATTAATACCAGTCGGATTACACCATGCCTTGAACTCAGTATTCTGGTTTGATGTTGCCGGCATTAATGATATCGGTAATTTCTGGGCAAGTGAAGGTGAAAAGGGGATCACGGGTATGTACCAAGCCGGTTTCTTCCCTGTTATGATGTTTGGCCTTCCTGCTGCTGCTTTAGCGATGTATCATACGGCAAAGGATGCTAAGAAAAAGACAGTAGCTGCCTTAATGTTAGCAGGCGCAGTTGCAGCCTTCTTTACCGGTGTTACTGAACCACTTGAATTTGCTTTTATGTTTGTTGCTCCACTATTATACGTCGTACACGCGGTGTTAACTGGTATTTCCTTAACAATCGCAGCGATGTTCCATTGGACAGCAGGCTTTGGCTTTAGTGCCGGTTTTGTAGACTTTTTCCTTAGCTTGAGAATTCCAATTGCAAACCAGCCATATATGCTGTTAGTTCAAGGACTTGCGTTTGCGGCTGTCTACTATTTCGTGTTCCGCTTCATGATCACAAAGTTCAACCTGATGACTCCAGGTCGTGAGGACGATTTTGAAGAAGAAGGTACAGGAAGTTTCACCGCTGGTAATAAATTTACTGCTATGGCATCCATTATTTACGAAGGCCTAGGTGGAGATGCTAACGTAATTTCTGTCGACAACTGTATTACCCGTTTACGTGTGGAAGTAAAGGATATGGAGGTCGTTGACGAGAAGAAAATTAAATCTGCGGGCATACCGGGGATTAAGATTGTTGGTAAAAATAATATACAAGTCATTGTCGGAACGAATGTCCAATTTGTTGCCGATGAAATTGACCTCATTCGCAATCATAAACACGTTTCTTAA
- a CDS encoding FprA family A-type flavoprotein, producing the protein MMNHVELANDIYWVGKIDNREVPFHRLILARGTTYNAYLIKSEKPTVIDTVDIEFGREFVEYLSELIDPKEIQYIVVNHTEPDHSGGMAALAGKAPNATIVCTEPAVEELKEMYKLHSRNFLVVKDGDTLDIGGKTLKFKETPYLHTAETMITYTVEDKILFPCDIFSTHVAVENIFADEAGFDIKDDFVGYYSAIIHPHRRYVRTLIDALEELDVQMIAPSHGFILRKDIQQYIDLYATMSADTVQDKKVTIVYTTIKNNTKKMANHLQRIFEENQIQATVFNADKSEKADIIESIKASDAVFIGSSTRYADMIGNLEDVLKELPEMNLEGKIGAAFGSYGWSGEAIEVIQDYLNQTNMDVQSTSKVIKTTGMTHVEFPVRVRFSPKDEQLAKIEHSAGFVADLLRSAI; encoded by the coding sequence ATGATGAATCATGTAGAATTAGCGAACGATATTTACTGGGTAGGAAAGATTGATAATCGCGAGGTTCCCTTTCACCGTTTAATTTTAGCGAGAGGCACGACTTATAATGCGTATTTGATTAAATCAGAAAAGCCGACTGTGATTGATACAGTAGATATAGAGTTTGGTAGAGAGTTTGTTGAATACTTAAGTGAATTAATTGATCCAAAGGAAATTCAATACATTGTCGTTAACCATACAGAGCCAGACCATTCAGGCGGAATGGCTGCATTAGCCGGTAAGGCGCCAAATGCAACGATCGTGTGTACAGAGCCTGCCGTTGAGGAACTTAAAGAAATGTACAAGTTACATAGCCGTAATTTCCTTGTAGTAAAAGATGGCGATACATTAGATATTGGCGGAAAAACATTGAAATTTAAAGAAACTCCATATTTGCATACGGCTGAAACGATGATTACCTATACAGTCGAGGATAAGATTCTATTCCCATGTGATATCTTCAGTACGCATGTGGCAGTGGAGAATATTTTTGCTGACGAAGCTGGTTTTGATATTAAGGATGATTTTGTCGGCTATTATAGTGCTATTATTCACCCGCACCGCAGATATGTTAGAACCTTAATTGATGCATTAGAAGAGCTTGATGTTCAAATGATTGCTCCTTCCCACGGCTTTATTCTAAGGAAGGATATTCAGCAGTACATTGACCTTTATGCAACAATGAGTGCGGATACTGTACAGGATAAAAAAGTGACTATCGTCTATACAACGATTAAAAATAACACGAAGAAAATGGCAAACCACCTGCAGCGAATCTTTGAAGAAAATCAGATTCAAGCAACGGTATTCAATGCGGATAAGTCAGAGAAAGCGGATATTATTGAAAGCATTAAAGCATCTGATGCCGTCTTTATTGGAAGCTCAACAAGATATGCTGACATGATTGGAAACCTTGAGGACGTTCTTAAGGAGCTTCCAGAAATGAATTTAGAAGGTAAAATTGGAGCTGCCTTCGGTTCCTATGGCTGGAGCGGAGAAGCTATTGAAGTCATTCAGGATTACTTGAATCAAACCAATATGGATGTCCAAAGTACGTCAAAGGTGATTAAAACTACAGGTATGACGCATGTTGAATTCCCGGTTCGCGTCAGATTCTCACCGAAGGACGAGCAGCTGGCTAAGATTGAACATTCAGCAGGCTTTGTAGCCGATCTATTAAGAAGTGCTATCTAA
- a CDS encoding NAD(P)/FAD-dependent oxidoreductase, with translation MNKNYCIIGSGVAAVNAAKAIRDHDKEANIHVFGAEKSLPYNRIKLSKDLYSDLHAEKVLIKKEKWYQDQNILVHIDSKITALNTDMHEIVTESGEIYSYDKLLICTGSQNRKLTIDGAEKKGVFTIREMQEADDFKAFIEDKQHVVNIGGGIQGLETAWSIHKQGKQVSIIEAAPRLMARQLDEKTSELLKMKIEAAGVQVLVNSSIEKINGEADVAGIVVNHQELACDSVIYAIGVIPNVELVKNTDIAVNRGIIVNDRMQTTVADVYAAGDVAEWNGEVAALWNPAMDQGKVAGKNMAAASSLTYQRSIPLTVFNAFDFALFSIGLVDENQCDTTIIEEDEAGNYTRVFIKDEKMVGAISLEGVVASLPYKAAIENEVSLAGIELGQVTVSELMSQLKKRQKLSA, from the coding sequence ATGAATAAAAACTATTGTATTATCGGATCGGGTGTCGCTGCAGTGAATGCAGCGAAGGCCATCCGTGATCATGATAAAGAAGCGAATATCCATGTCTTTGGTGCTGAAAAGTCATTACCCTATAATCGAATTAAGCTATCAAAGGATTTGTATTCCGATTTACACGCTGAAAAGGTTTTGATTAAAAAGGAAAAATGGTATCAGGATCAAAATATACTCGTCCATATCGACTCAAAAATTACGGCTCTTAACACAGATATGCATGAGATTGTAACGGAAAGCGGCGAGATTTACAGCTATGATAAGCTCCTCATTTGTACGGGCTCGCAAAACAGAAAGCTAACGATTGATGGTGCTGAAAAAAAAGGTGTCTTTACCATTCGGGAAATGCAGGAAGCGGATGATTTCAAAGCCTTTATTGAGGATAAGCAGCATGTGGTCAATATTGGCGGCGGAATACAAGGCTTGGAAACAGCCTGGTCGATTCATAAGCAGGGCAAGCAGGTGTCCATCATTGAAGCAGCCCCACGTCTAATGGCAAGACAGCTTGATGAAAAGACATCTGAGCTGCTGAAAATGAAAATAGAAGCGGCCGGTGTTCAGGTGCTTGTAAACTCTTCTATCGAAAAAATCAATGGTGAAGCAGACGTAGCAGGAATCGTTGTGAACCACCAAGAGCTGGCATGCGACAGTGTTATTTACGCAATCGGAGTAATTCCGAATGTAGAGCTAGTGAAAAATACAGACATCGCTGTTAACCGCGGTATCATCGTTAATGACCGGATGCAGACAACTGTTGCAGATGTCTACGCTGCCGGTGATGTGGCAGAGTGGAACGGTGAAGTAGCTGCCCTTTGGAATCCAGCTATGGACCAAGGCAAGGTAGCAGGAAAGAATATGGCTGCTGCCTCCTCCCTTACGTATCAAAGGAGTATCCCGCTTACCGTATTCAACGCCTTTGATTTCGCATTATTTTCCATTGGTCTTGTCGATGAAAACCAATGTGATACAACCATTATCGAGGAAGATGAAGCAGGAAATTATACAAGAGTGTTTATTAAGGATGAAAAAATGGTTGGGGCTATTTCCCTTGAAGGTGTAGTTGCTTCATTGCCGTATAAGGCAGCAATTGAAAATGAAGTGTCATTGGCGGGGATTGAGCTTGGTCAGGTTACCGTGAGTGAATTAATGAGCCAATTGAAAAAGAGACAAAAGCTGTCGGCATAA
- the rd gene encoding rubredoxin, translating into MKKYICIPCGYIYDPAIGDPDEDIAPGTAFEDLPEDWVCPVCGDDKSHFAEVEE; encoded by the coding sequence ATGAAAAAGTATATTTGTATTCCATGTGGTTATATTTATGATCCTGCAATCGGAGACCCTGATGAAGATATAGCTCCAGGAACAGCATTTGAGGACCTGCCAGAGGATTGGGTTTGTCCTGTTTGCGGCGATGATAAGAGCCACTTTGCAGAAGTAGAAGAATAG
- a CDS encoding Crp/Fnr family transcriptional regulator has product MNEHVCNHIENEPCTKKVPIFSSLSHDEFVKIAKLIRHVHYQKGQMLIQEGEKSDTLYIIHEGKVKLSKYTVDGKEQILYLMTTGDFFGELNLFNDDEVNNFSVFAIEDTEICQLTKADMDLIMLENPEISLKLLKAITKRLAHTENLAQNLATKDPEVRIVSMILEFCQKFGTKMNQGTLIHLPITREEIASYVGVTRETISRKFSKFEDLGLITISGTKQIFVKDQLKLKAYLE; this is encoded by the coding sequence ATGAATGAACATGTTTGCAATCATATAGAGAATGAGCCCTGCACAAAAAAGGTTCCGATTTTCAGCTCGTTGTCCCATGATGAGTTTGTCAAGATAGCAAAGCTGATTCGGCATGTCCACTATCAAAAGGGACAAATGCTGATTCAGGAAGGGGAAAAGTCCGATACCTTATATATTATCCATGAGGGAAAGGTCAAATTATCCAAGTATACTGTTGATGGAAAAGAGCAGATTCTCTACCTTATGACAACAGGCGACTTCTTTGGTGAGCTGAATCTTTTTAACGATGATGAGGTCAATAACTTCAGTGTCTTTGCAATTGAGGATACGGAAATCTGCCAGCTTACGAAGGCGGATATGGATTTAATTATGCTGGAAAACCCAGAAATCTCACTAAAGCTTTTAAAGGCCATCACAAAGCGATTAGCCCACACGGAGAATCTGGCGCAAAACCTAGCGACGAAGGATCCAGAGGTTCGAATTGTCAGTATGATTCTCGAGTTTTGCCAAAAGTTTGGAACGAAGATGAATCAGGGTACCTTGATTCACTTACCGATAACGAGAGAAGAAATCGCCAGCTATGTAGGGGTTACAAGAGAAACGATTAGCCGGAAATTTAGTAAATTTGAAGACCTCGGATTAATTACCATCTCAGGTACAAAGCAAATTTTTGTAAAAGACCAGCTGAAATTAAAAGCTTATTTAGAATAG
- a CDS encoding CapA family protein encodes MPNKAAITEPVKVDKDAEKISLTKEAVEELSSQSLQILQNLATSGGAKEEQQKVNKLMNKLDQYKYENNGFSHYVKSLKSCLQALMDYSTGKAEQKELGKVYPDYVAAVDRLMQEDTTIELSEPTQYDWFYAAAAAYEQGRKKDSEITLTFVGDNSFGTYPETPEHLKFDHVFKENNGDNQYVFKNSLPWFNSDDYTIINAESAFTNEIKAENKMWRIKSDPAHVAFLPASGIEAANLANNHTKDYFEVGYEDTLEAFAENKVAIFNDGMPLTTKIGKIETIFLGYDCRMSQQSPEYLARIVEEVKQHKRKDNLVIVNMHWGVEYRETPVYYQTQFGRSILDAGADIIMGGHPHRLESIENYNGKYIIYSMGDYAFGADPTLLSRQTAMFRVRFAKENDTVVMKGLTIVPTLENSDGSTTENNYQPLPVFGKEAADIVEELSSISSPIENGVTEYDYFDPFL; translated from the coding sequence ATGCCAAACAAGGCAGCTATCACAGAGCCTGTCAAAGTAGACAAGGATGCAGAAAAAATCAGCCTCACTAAGGAAGCGGTTGAAGAGCTGTCCTCACAGTCTCTGCAGATTCTTCAAAACCTCGCCACATCCGGAGGTGCTAAGGAGGAGCAGCAAAAGGTCAACAAACTCATGAATAAGCTGGACCAATACAAATATGAGAATAACGGATTCAGTCATTATGTAAAGAGCTTAAAGAGCTGCTTACAGGCCCTTATGGACTATAGCACGGGAAAGGCCGAGCAAAAAGAGCTAGGTAAAGTGTACCCCGATTATGTAGCAGCAGTTGACAGACTGATGCAGGAGGACACCACAATTGAATTAAGCGAGCCTACACAATATGATTGGTTCTATGCAGCGGCTGCAGCTTATGAGCAAGGGAGAAAAAAGGACAGCGAAATTACCCTGACGTTTGTCGGTGATAATTCCTTTGGGACCTATCCCGAGACGCCTGAGCACTTGAAATTTGATCATGTATTCAAGGAAAATAATGGTGATAACCAATATGTCTTCAAAAACAGCCTGCCATGGTTTAACTCAGACGACTATACAATTATCAACGCAGAAAGTGCCTTTACCAATGAGATAAAGGCTGAAAATAAAATGTGGCGGATAAAAAGTGACCCAGCCCATGTTGCTTTTTTACCTGCGAGCGGCATAGAGGCTGCTAATCTAGCAAACAATCATACGAAGGATTACTTTGAAGTTGGTTATGAGGATACGCTTGAGGCGTTTGCCGAGAATAAAGTAGCCATATTTAATGACGGAATGCCGCTTACGACTAAAATCGGCAAGATTGAAACCATTTTTCTTGGCTATGACTGCCGAATGAGTCAGCAGAGCCCTGAATATTTAGCCCGGATTGTCGAGGAAGTAAAGCAACATAAGCGGAAGGATAATTTAGTGATTGTGAATATGCACTGGGGCGTTGAATACCGTGAAACACCCGTCTACTATCAAACACAGTTTGGCAGAAGTATTCTTGATGCCGGTGCAGATATCATTATGGGCGGACATCCGCATCGCCTCGAAAGTATCGAGAATTATAACGGAAAATACATTATTTACAGCATGGGTGATTATGCCTTCGGTGCAGACCCAACCCTGCTTTCTAGGCAAACAGCGATGTTTCGAGTGCGGTTTGCTAAAGAAAACGATACTGTTGTCATGAAAGGCTTAACCATTGTCCCAACACTGGAAAATTCCGATGGCAGCACGACTGAAAATAACTACCAGCCCCTGCCTGTATTCGGAAAGGAAGCAGCCGATATTGTTGAAGAACTAAGCAGTATTAGCTCTCCGATTGAAAATGGTGTAACGGAATATGATTATTTTGATCCTTTTCTTTAA
- a CDS encoding acetyl-CoA C-acetyltransferase produces MSNEVVIVSAVRTPIGSFLGSLTNVAATQLGAIVIKGALEKAGVSADQVDDVIMGNVLQAGLGQNPARQAALAAGVPQEASAITINKVCGSGLQSVHMATQAILAGDAEIVVAGGMENMSAASYVLKGARNGFKMGDQKIQDSMIQDGLWCAMNDYHMGVTAENLAAKYEISREEQDEFSAWSQQKAQAAIEANRFADEIIPVEIPGRKGQVTVFSQDEFPRFNTTAESLGKLRPAFKKDGSVTAGNASGINDGAAAFVVMSRKKAEELGVKPLVTVKANASAGVDPSIMGIGPVPAVKKALEKASVSLEDIDLVEANEAFAAQSIAVDRELQFNKEKLNVNGGAIALGHPIGASGARILVSLIHEMQKRDAKTGLATLCIGGGQGVATIVEKA; encoded by the coding sequence TTGTCAAACGAAGTCGTTATTGTAAGTGCTGTAAGAACACCAATCGGTAGTTTCCTAGGAAGCTTAACAAATGTTGCTGCAACTCAGCTTGGAGCAATCGTAATAAAAGGCGCATTAGAAAAAGCAGGCGTAAGCGCTGATCAGGTAGATGACGTAATCATGGGTAACGTATTACAAGCAGGTCTTGGACAAAACCCTGCAAGACAAGCGGCATTAGCTGCGGGCGTTCCACAAGAAGCATCTGCTATTACAATCAACAAAGTTTGTGGATCTGGTCTACAATCTGTTCATATGGCAACACAAGCTATTCTAGCAGGCGACGCTGAAATCGTAGTTGCGGGCGGTATGGAAAATATGAGTGCTGCTTCTTATGTATTAAAAGGCGCTCGTAATGGATTTAAAATGGGAGATCAAAAAATTCAAGATTCTATGATCCAAGACGGATTATGGTGCGCAATGAATGATTACCACATGGGTGTTACAGCTGAAAACTTAGCTGCTAAATATGAAATTTCTCGTGAAGAACAAGATGAATTCTCTGCATGGAGCCAACAAAAAGCACAAGCTGCAATCGAAGCGAACCGTTTTGCAGATGAAATCATCCCTGTAGAAATTCCAGGACGTAAAGGCCAAGTAACAGTATTCAGCCAAGATGAATTCCCACGCTTTAACACAACTGCAGAAAGCTTAGGAAAGCTTCGTCCTGCATTCAAGAAAGATGGTTCTGTAACAGCTGGTAATGCTTCAGGTATCAATGACGGTGCTGCAGCATTTGTTGTAATGAGCCGTAAAAAAGCTGAAGAGTTAGGCGTAAAGCCATTAGTAACAGTAAAAGCGAATGCAAGTGCTGGTGTGGATCCAAGCATCATGGGTATCGGACCTGTTCCTGCAGTGAAAAAGGCGTTAGAGAAAGCTTCTGTTTCATTAGAGGATATCGATTTAGTAGAAGCGAACGAAGCATTTGCAGCACAATCTATCGCTGTAGACCGTGAGCTTCAATTCAATAAAGAAAAATTAAACGTAAACGGCGGCGCGATTGCGCTTGGACACCCTATCGGTGCAAGTGGTGCGAGAATCCTAGTATCTTTAATTCACGAAATGCAGAAGAGAGATGCTAAGACTGGTTTAGCAACATTATGTATCGGTGGCGGACAAGGTGTAGCTACAATCGTAGAAAAGGCATAA
- the fabG gene encoding 3-oxoacyl-ACP reductase FabG, which translates to MKLTEKVALITGGAQGIGKETAKRFLQEGAKVVICDYDEKAGLATLEEFGNENADFFKVDVTDSAQIAKVVQAAVNKHGRIDILVNNAGITVDGFLTKMDEAAWEKVIAVNLSGVYKCTKAVASVMLQQGSGVILNASSVVGLYGNIGQTNYAATKAGVIGLTKSWAKEFGPKGIRVNAVAPGFIETGMTAAVPQKVLDFMKDKTPLKKLGKPEDIANAYLYLASDDANYVNGTILSVDGGLVI; encoded by the coding sequence TTGAAATTAACTGAAAAGGTTGCTTTAATTACTGGTGGAGCTCAAGGTATTGGGAAAGAAACAGCTAAAAGATTTCTTCAAGAAGGTGCCAAAGTCGTTATCTGTGATTACGACGAGAAGGCAGGCCTCGCTACCCTTGAAGAGTTCGGTAATGAAAACGCAGACTTTTTTAAAGTTGATGTGACCGATAGTGCTCAGATTGCAAAAGTCGTTCAGGCAGCAGTTAATAAACATGGCAGAATTGATATACTCGTGAACAATGCAGGAATTACCGTTGATGGATTTTTAACCAAAATGGACGAAGCAGCCTGGGAAAAGGTCATTGCTGTTAACCTATCCGGTGTCTATAAATGTACGAAGGCGGTTGCTTCCGTTATGCTTCAGCAGGGCTCAGGTGTCATCCTAAATGCCTCTTCTGTCGTCGGACTTTATGGGAATATTGGTCAAACCAATTATGCAGCAACAAAGGCTGGCGTCATCGGGTTAACAAAAAGCTGGGCAAAGGAATTTGGTCCAAAGGGAATTCGCGTGAATGCGGTAGCACCAGGCTTCATTGAAACTGGTATGACAGCTGCCGTACCACAAAAGGTCTTAGATTTCATGAAGGATAAGACACCGCTAAAGAAACTCGGAAAACCGGAAGATATTGCGAATGCTTACCTATACTTAGCATCAGATGATGCCAATTATGTAAACGGAACCATCCTCAGTGTTGATGGTGGGTTAGTTATATAG
- the phaQ gene encoding poly-beta-hydroxybutyrate-responsive repressor gives MTTNKNEPPKDDKIFTSMPKNLMVPALLLSLRNINLHGYRLIQELTRFGFSSIDHGNVYRTLRQLEKDNMIKSEWDTSTGGPAKRIYSITEAGEAYLKTCSDALEQYQSIINRFFSMYMDMFMPGSLSSYKDKDKDDKDK, from the coding sequence GTGACAACAAATAAGAATGAGCCGCCAAAAGACGATAAGATATTCACATCAATGCCAAAAAACTTAATGGTTCCTGCCCTTTTGTTAAGTCTCCGAAATATTAATTTGCATGGCTATAGACTCATTCAAGAGTTGACGCGCTTTGGCTTTTCTTCTATAGATCATGGGAATGTATATCGTACATTAAGACAGTTAGAAAAAGATAATATGATTAAGTCTGAATGGGATACATCAACTGGAGGCCCAGCAAAACGCATTTATTCAATTACAGAAGCAGGAGAAGCCTATTTAAAAACCTGCTCAGATGCACTAGAACAATATCAATCCATTATTAACCGCTTTTTCTCCATGTACATGGATATGTTCATGCCAGGATCTTTATCGTCATATAAAGATAAGGACAAAGATGACAAGGACAAGTAA
- the phbB gene encoding acetoacetyl-CoA reductase — protein MTVELTNKVAIVTGGSRGIGSSIALELAKEGANIVINYNSNSEAADKMVAQIKELGVEAIAVQADVSKSEDAAKLVQAAVEKFGKLDILVNNAGITRDTTFKKMTEEDWRKVIDVNLNSVFNTTSVALPHLTEAEAGRVINISSIIGQFGGFGQTNYSAAKAGLLGFTKSLALETARTNLTVNAICPGYIGTEMVQAIPEKVLDKLVAKIPQQRLGAPSEIARGVVFLCKDGAYITGQELNINGGIYM, from the coding sequence ATGACAGTAGAACTTACAAACAAAGTAGCAATCGTAACAGGCGGAAGCAGAGGAATTGGATCTTCAATCGCATTAGAATTAGCTAAAGAAGGCGCAAACATCGTTATTAACTATAACAGCAACAGCGAAGCAGCTGACAAAATGGTTGCTCAAATTAAAGAATTAGGCGTAGAAGCAATTGCTGTTCAAGCAGACGTATCAAAAAGTGAAGATGCGGCAAAGCTTGTACAAGCTGCAGTTGAAAAATTCGGTAAGCTAGACATCCTAGTTAACAACGCTGGTATCACTCGCGATACTACTTTCAAGAAAATGACTGAAGAAGATTGGAGAAAAGTAATCGATGTAAACTTGAACAGCGTGTTCAATACAACGTCTGTTGCCTTACCACATCTTACTGAAGCAGAAGCTGGCCGCGTCATCAATATCTCTTCTATCATCGGTCAATTCGGCGGATTCGGACAAACAAACTATTCTGCTGCAAAAGCTGGATTACTTGGTTTCACTAAGTCTTTAGCGCTCGAAACAGCTAGAACTAATCTAACAGTTAACGCAATTTGCCCAGGATATATCGGAACTGAAATGGTTCAAGCAATCCCTGAAAAGGTTCTTGATAAGCTAGTTGCTAAAATCCCTCAACAACGTTTAGGTGCGCCTTCAGAAATCGCTCGCGGAGTTGTGTTCTTATGTAAAGATGGCGCCTATATCACTGGTCAAGAACTAAACATCAACGGCGGAATTTACATGTAA
- the phaC gene encoding class III poly(R)-hydroxyalkanoic acid synthase subunit PhaC: protein MLPEEYQQMYTRVKRATQVLTKEAEPEVGPTPKEVIWTKNKAKLYRYISDVPKKHKTPLLMVYALINKPYILDLTKGGSLIEYLVNRGFDVYLLDWGTPGYEDRNMKLDDYVMDYIPRAVRKVLRTSGADDVSMLGYCMGGTITSMFASLHPELPVKNIVFMTSPFDFEDTGLYGAMLDERYFDIDKVVETLGVIPPEMIDFGNKLIKPMTNFYGPYVSLVDRAENEKFIKSFKLLQKWLNDGIPFPGEAYRQWIRDFYQQNKLIKGEMVIRGRKVSLENIKCNVLNLAGQSDLIAQPHMVEALMDAISSKDKEYKNLPVGHTSITFGSKANKITYPTIGDWLAERSN, encoded by the coding sequence ATGCTGCCTGAGGAATATCAACAAATGTACACACGTGTTAAGAGGGCAACTCAAGTTTTAACAAAAGAGGCTGAACCTGAAGTAGGTCCAACACCAAAAGAAGTAATTTGGACAAAAAACAAAGCGAAGTTATATCGTTATATATCGGATGTACCAAAAAAACATAAAACTCCACTACTAATGGTATATGCACTTATTAATAAGCCTTATATTTTAGACTTAACTAAGGGTGGAAGCCTAATCGAATATCTAGTAAATCGCGGCTTTGATGTCTACCTTCTAGATTGGGGTACACCAGGCTACGAGGATCGCAATATGAAGCTTGATGATTACGTTATGGATTATATCCCACGTGCAGTTCGTAAAGTGTTACGTACTTCAGGTGCTGATGATGTATCGATGCTTGGTTATTGCATGGGCGGTACCATTACATCTATGTTTGCGTCCCTTCATCCAGAATTACCAGTGAAAAATATCGTTTTCATGACAAGCCCATTTGACTTTGAAGATACTGGTCTTTACGGTGCCATGCTTGATGAGCGTTATTTTGATATCGATAAAGTGGTTGAAACACTTGGTGTGATTCCTCCGGAAATGATCGACTTTGGTAATAAGCTGATTAAGCCGATGACAAACTTCTATGGTCCATATGTAAGCCTTGTTGATCGTGCCGAAAATGAGAAGTTCATCAAGAGCTTTAAGCTTTTACAAAAATGGCTGAATGACGGAATTCCTTTCCCTGGCGAAGCCTATCGCCAATGGATCAGAGATTTCTACCAACAGAATAAGCTGATCAAAGGTGAAATGGTAATTCGTGGACGTAAGGTAAGCCTGGAAAATATTAAGTGTAACGTCCTTAACCTAGCTGGACAAAGCGACCTTATCGCTCAGCCGCATATGGTTGAAGCTTTAATGGATGCTATCTCTAGTAAGGATAAGGAATATAAGAACCTTCCAGTTGGTCATACCTCCATTACGTTCGGAAGTAAAGCAAACAAAATTACTTACCCAACCATTGGAGATTGGTTAGCAGAGCGTTCAAACTAA